The Agarilytica rhodophyticola genome has a window encoding:
- a CDS encoding DUF6531 domain-containing protein: MSILVSKKLSKLCIGVMYSSIISNLPFNDAHASTLSATNNFIAEPPQVSPAAPAHRHQCYGVLCTPSPAHLYSGEFVDTNIDLHVEGRGLDFIWARHYRSRFSSDESMGHGWNHTYNIYIKKHAQGLRLHDAYNQPALYTKTQKGDYESAGYQRSINIDEQEIVTVYFPEGGKWIFRGLNDSVAPGKIDTIADRNGNTLTFNYNKQHQLTNISDTLNRAYTIKHDSHGRVASVTDFSGRSVSYSYAKRNTRQANNGDLIQVSLPRLTSEKDTAGNTKHISRNIKYTYTTGFSDPQLNHNLLSIIDENGETVLTNRYSSTSDSKSLNYDRLTHQKRQNASHAIQLAYERSDDEDTSIRTWLNDAEGVVSAYDFDHRNSMRKLTQFTGKANPSKPFHTRKNPLVGENRLSKRSFSYSHDDYFNITLMTKPNGSQIQFHYPTKAAAHLRGRLLTKVEIDPTGNERRWQYEYDHNFASSGTADFASRVTDPSNLTELFSYDQSGNLLNHSFLNARQKRTDWKYNSFGQLIEHIYPADDNGVRQRTEYHYYDRNNDDQGHYTGYLAAVIEDADTLKLTTKYQVDARGNNIREIDARGHDTKREFNEADKILIEWSPEKDNVRRYDLRRYDAKAQMVGVSYLNVDHNNQVLRDNPTIDVNYQLDILGNPVVTQEENGIDASTGEIRWATTIETYDGLGRSKTTRFPGDVDGSRKGANKVNVWDEYGRLAQVIHAHNEDETTATHFIYDDLDNVVQRIEDATGTPRIWQYGYDGWGRQTEEVDPMGNKTIFTRDLADRITSIRKYGELVDIKGDANNVLLSHTEIKMDDIKRITTTRKRLFNPKEGPSANDNWVSHSVLLDNRDRPTEAIDSNGKLTVREYDSAGRDTGKISASNVIRTRGLDPLNQVTSRAYHIHDQHNKNTMSFKFSQEFDAYGDRVSTINERNASRHYTYDSRGSETSVTDERGHTVTYEYDDRGNETSATYQLNNGEQITIERQWDSSGLKVAQGDGLGNITYTKYDAIGRPTRINYPDGTYEQMRYDGSSNLLWHRDPAGTITEMYYDLLDRLTEVKVTTGRGIQDTTTFEKFAYDGSSNRVMAANDASTIYWQYNSLNTATSEKSAQSQRAAKVIVDRYNLTTNLRYPSGKQLHFKRDSAGRIIEISDNNNVLANSGYLGPDWLQTRGFPLINAESIYTRLGTGQISEIEHSVDGTVISNTVYASDNAGNKTSVTSSNHNELYAYDALGRTVQSEKQLFGNNTVDVAYKYDAAGNWLEVSHQAIKSEHSCSGNYVVDNLRNQYRSTPCERLQYDAKGSLTSLSALNNNGRNRQLLYDFKNRLVAVNERIGNNTVLTQLTYDPLDRIIDVTQTNSDNEQVYKNTRTWFGEQILEEQREFSEGDTKVHVTYSFIYPDEKNSRPIVRHNLDNNRDNYLFYFDNDVSSVTNAILLDADGNTQRESYSYSDYGHPVFIDNRGMTSNKSRFHNTRLFGGLSYLQGLGYYYARHRIVDPKLGRFLTVDPAGRWADSSALGNPYTYAGNQPQTSVDLDGTWKTPNFIGFSSSQESRIKNSMMSRAQSRAWHLRAQLEFVWQPYSSNSKRNRYYGDGQNLFDFFGSWRSRASTDELRRSAIYIHRRSKNDVVTFKERTTGMCGNANTLAWTLASRHAYIRICPSFWGWRGATDTTPPRTGSWSSRPGVILHEMAHNAGIAVGDKKYANSSARASAIRRPWSENNTYKAKHNADSYAMGALDCAFGNGKTHCD, encoded by the coding sequence ATGTCTATATTAGTTTCTAAGAAACTTTCTAAACTTTGTATTGGAGTAATGTACTCTAGTATTATTTCAAACTTACCATTTAACGATGCACATGCTAGCACTTTAAGTGCAACGAATAATTTCATAGCTGAACCGCCGCAAGTAAGCCCAGCCGCTCCAGCCCATCGCCATCAATGTTACGGAGTTTTATGCACACCCTCACCCGCGCATTTATACAGCGGCGAATTTGTCGATACTAATATCGATTTACACGTTGAAGGGCGCGGTTTAGATTTTATTTGGGCCCGCCATTATCGCTCACGCTTTTCGAGCGATGAAAGTATGGGACACGGCTGGAATCATACGTACAATATTTACATTAAAAAGCATGCTCAAGGACTTCGCCTACACGATGCTTACAACCAGCCTGCCCTTTATACAAAAACGCAAAAAGGAGACTACGAGTCAGCAGGATATCAGCGATCTATCAATATTGATGAACAAGAAATCGTTACCGTCTACTTTCCAGAAGGAGGCAAATGGATTTTTAGAGGTCTAAATGATTCTGTAGCGCCAGGAAAAATTGATACCATCGCAGACCGTAACGGTAATACCCTCACATTTAATTATAATAAACAACACCAGTTAACAAACATCTCAGACACCCTAAATAGAGCGTATACCATAAAACATGACAGTCATGGGCGCGTCGCTAGTGTTACCGATTTTAGTGGTCGAAGTGTCAGTTACAGTTACGCAAAACGCAATACAAGACAGGCTAATAATGGTGATTTAATTCAAGTTAGTCTGCCTCGTTTAACAAGTGAGAAAGATACCGCTGGTAATACTAAACATATATCCAGAAATATTAAATACACTTATACCACGGGCTTTAGTGACCCCCAACTAAACCATAACTTACTTTCTATTATCGATGAGAATGGCGAAACAGTATTAACCAACCGTTACTCATCGACCAGCGACTCTAAAAGCCTCAACTATGATAGGCTAACTCATCAGAAAAGACAAAACGCAAGCCATGCTATTCAGCTAGCATATGAGCGTAGTGATGATGAAGATACTAGTATTCGTACATGGTTAAACGATGCAGAAGGTGTGGTTAGTGCTTACGATTTTGATCATCGTAATAGCATGAGAAAACTTACACAATTTACAGGCAAAGCGAATCCTAGTAAGCCTTTCCATACACGCAAAAATCCTTTAGTAGGTGAAAATAGATTAAGTAAACGTAGCTTTAGTTATAGCCATGATGATTATTTTAATATCACTTTAATGACTAAGCCCAACGGTTCACAAATACAGTTTCACTATCCCACAAAAGCTGCAGCACATTTACGTGGTCGTCTACTTACAAAAGTAGAAATCGATCCAACAGGTAATGAGCGTCGTTGGCAATATGAGTACGACCATAACTTTGCTTCCTCTGGCACCGCTGACTTTGCTAGTCGCGTTACCGACCCTTCCAATTTAACAGAGCTCTTCAGTTACGATCAATCAGGTAACCTACTGAACCATAGCTTTTTAAATGCTCGGCAGAAACGTACGGACTGGAAATACAATAGTTTTGGTCAGCTAATAGAGCATATTTATCCCGCTGATGATAATGGCGTACGCCAGCGCACTGAATATCATTATTATGATCGTAATAATGATGACCAAGGGCATTACACTGGTTATCTAGCAGCTGTTATTGAAGATGCTGACACATTAAAACTAACCACAAAGTACCAAGTAGATGCGCGCGGAAATAATATTCGAGAAATTGATGCAAGAGGACACGATACCAAGCGGGAGTTTAATGAGGCAGATAAGATTCTTATCGAATGGTCACCAGAAAAAGATAATGTACGACGCTATGACCTGAGACGTTATGATGCTAAAGCCCAAATGGTAGGTGTATCGTACCTCAACGTTGACCACAATAATCAAGTGCTTCGTGACAACCCAACTATCGATGTTAATTACCAACTAGATATATTGGGCAACCCTGTTGTCACGCAAGAAGAAAATGGTATTGATGCCTCCACAGGAGAAATTCGCTGGGCTACAACTATAGAAACTTACGACGGCTTGGGCAGATCTAAAACTACACGTTTTCCCGGTGATGTGGACGGTTCTCGTAAAGGTGCTAACAAAGTTAATGTGTGGGATGAATATGGACGCTTAGCACAAGTAATACATGCACACAACGAAGATGAAACCACGGCAACCCACTTTATCTACGACGACTTAGACAATGTTGTACAGAGAATTGAAGACGCTACCGGTACGCCTCGTATTTGGCAATACGGTTACGACGGCTGGGGGCGACAAACAGAAGAAGTCGATCCGATGGGTAATAAAACAATATTTACAAGAGACTTAGCTGATCGCATAACATCTATAAGAAAATACGGTGAGCTCGTAGATATTAAAGGAGACGCTAATAACGTTTTACTTTCTCATACTGAAATTAAAATGGACGATATAAAACGCATAACAACAACACGAAAAAGGTTGTTTAATCCCAAAGAAGGCCCATCCGCAAACGACAATTGGGTAAGCCATTCAGTGCTATTAGATAATCGAGACCGCCCCACCGAAGCTATCGACAGCAATGGCAAATTAACAGTGCGTGAGTATGACTCTGCCGGCAGAGATACAGGTAAGATTAGTGCTAGCAATGTTATACGCACTCGGGGTTTAGATCCTTTAAATCAAGTCACATCCCGTGCTTACCATATTCATGACCAGCACAATAAAAACACCATGAGTTTTAAATTTTCACAAGAGTTTGACGCTTATGGCGACCGAGTATCGACCATCAATGAACGCAATGCTTCTCGCCACTATACCTATGATTCCCGTGGCAGTGAAACAAGTGTGACCGATGAACGCGGTCATACTGTCACTTATGAATATGATGATAGAGGTAATGAAACATCGGCAACTTACCAATTAAATAACGGTGAGCAAATTACTATCGAGCGACAATGGGATTCTTCAGGCTTAAAAGTCGCCCAAGGTGATGGCCTAGGAAACATCACCTATACAAAATATGATGCCATAGGCCGCCCTACCCGTATCAATTATCCCGACGGCACATATGAGCAAATGCGTTACGATGGTAGCAGCAACTTATTATGGCACCGTGATCCTGCTGGCACTATTACAGAGATGTATTACGATTTACTCGACAGACTTACTGAAGTAAAAGTAACCACTGGGCGAGGTATCCAGGATACAACTACTTTTGAAAAGTTCGCTTATGACGGAAGTTCTAATCGTGTTATGGCTGCGAATGATGCGAGCACTATTTATTGGCAGTATAATTCTTTAAATACAGCGACCTCAGAAAAAAGTGCACAGTCACAACGAGCAGCTAAAGTCATTGTTGATCGTTATAATCTAACAACAAACTTGCGATATCCCTCGGGTAAGCAATTACATTTCAAGCGTGACAGTGCAGGGCGAATTATTGAAATTTCTGACAATAATAACGTCCTTGCTAACTCTGGCTATCTCGGCCCAGATTGGCTACAAACACGAGGATTTCCCCTTATCAATGCAGAGTCGATTTATACGCGACTCGGTACAGGCCAAATATCTGAAATTGAACACTCTGTTGACGGTACTGTTATCAGTAATACAGTCTATGCAAGTGATAACGCTGGTAATAAAACCTCTGTAACGTCCTCCAATCACAATGAACTTTATGCTTACGATGCTTTAGGTCGAACCGTGCAAAGTGAAAAACAGCTGTTTGGTAACAATACCGTTGATGTTGCCTATAAATATGATGCCGCCGGGAATTGGCTTGAAGTATCACATCAAGCAATAAAAAGCGAACACAGCTGTAGTGGAAATTATGTAGTCGATAACTTACGCAACCAATATCGCAGCACACCATGCGAGCGGCTACAATATGACGCAAAAGGCTCATTAACATCACTTAGCGCACTAAATAACAACGGCAGAAATCGCCAGTTACTTTATGATTTTAAAAATCGTTTAGTGGCAGTAAATGAGCGCATAGGAAACAATACTGTTTTAACTCAACTTACCTATGACCCACTAGATCGCATTATCGATGTGACACAAACGAATAGTGATAATGAGCAAGTGTATAAAAATACACGCACTTGGTTTGGCGAACAGATACTCGAAGAACAACGCGAATTCTCAGAGGGTGATACAAAAGTACATGTTACCTATTCTTTTATTTATCCAGATGAAAAAAATTCTCGTCCTATAGTACGTCACAACTTAGATAATAATCGAGATAACTACCTTTTTTATTTTGATAATGATGTATCTTCTGTAACAAACGCAATATTACTTGATGCCGACGGCAATACCCAGCGAGAAAGCTATAGCTATTCTGACTACGGACATCCTGTATTTATTGATAATAGAGGCATGACTTCAAACAAGAGTAGATTTCATAATACAAGACTATTCGGCGGCTTGAGTTACCTGCAAGGTCTCGGTTATTACTACGCTAGGCACCGTATAGTAGATCCAAAGCTTGGCCGTTTTCTTACTGTTGACCCTGCCGGACGCTGGGCAGACAGCTCAGCTTTAGGTAATCCATATACCTATGCAGGAAATCAACCACAGACAAGTGTTGACTTGGATGGTACCTGGAAAACACCTAATTTTATTGGATTTAGCAGTAGCCAGGAATCACGCATTAAAAATAGTATGATGAGCCGCGCGCAATCTCGTGCTTGGCATTTGCGCGCACAACTTGAGTTCGTCTGGCAACCTTATAGTTCAAACTCAAAACGCAATCGCTACTATGGCGATGGTCAAAACTTATTTGATTTTTTTGGTAGCTGGCGCTCACGTGCATCTACCGACGAACTGAGACGAAGTGCAATATATATTCATCGACGCTCAAAAAATGATGTAGTTACCTTTAAAGAACGCACAACTGGAATGTGCGGCAACGCCAACACCCTTGCCTGGACACTCGCCAGTCGCCACGCCTACATCCGTATATGCCCAAGTTTCTGGGGATGGCGAGGTGCCACCGATACCACACCTCCGCGTACAGGTAGCTGGTCAAGTCGGCCCGGCGTCATCCTACATGAAATGGCCCACAATGCTGGCATAGCCGTTGGCGATAAGAAGTATGCAAACTCTTCCGCTCGTGCTTCAGCTATACGTAGGCCCTGGTCGGAAAACAATACATATAAAGCAAAACATAACGCTGACTCTTATGCGATGGGCGCACTGGACTGTGCCTTTGGTAACGGTAAAACTCATTGTGATTAG